From Streptomyces sp. NBC_00690, a single genomic window includes:
- a CDS encoding glutamine synthetase family protein: protein MADRTPPLGVDELRARVASGEIDTVVLAFPDMQGRLQGKRFAAPFFLDEVLAHGTEGCNYLLAVDIEMNTVDGYEMSSWDQGYGDFVMRPDPATLRCVPWYDGTVLLFADLAWHDGSPVVAAPRQILRHQLARLAEHGFTAKVGTELEFIVFRDTYEEAWDRDYRGLTPVNQYNVDYSILGTGRVEPLLRRIRRDMAAAGLTVESAKGECNPGQHEIAFRYDDALVTCDQHALYKTGAKEIAAQEGYALTFMAKYDEREGNSCHIHLSLADEDGRNVMAGDGPGGMSPVMRHFLAGQLAALRDFSLLYAPTVNSYKRFQPGSFAPTAVAWGFDNRTCALRVVGHGRSMRFENRLPGGDANPYLAVAGLIAAGIHGIEQRLELPAPCTGNAYAADYARVPTTLREAAELWETSPIAKEAFGDEVLAHYRTMAGVELAAFDAAVTDWELRRSFERH from the coding sequence GTGGCAGATCGCACACCTCCCCTCGGGGTCGACGAGCTTCGCGCACGTGTGGCGAGCGGCGAGATCGACACCGTGGTGCTCGCCTTCCCCGACATGCAGGGTCGGCTCCAGGGCAAGCGGTTCGCCGCGCCGTTCTTCCTCGACGAGGTCCTTGCCCACGGCACCGAAGGCTGCAACTACCTCCTCGCCGTCGACATCGAGATGAACACCGTCGACGGGTACGAGATGTCCTCCTGGGACCAGGGCTACGGCGACTTCGTGATGCGCCCCGACCCCGCCACCTTGCGATGCGTGCCCTGGTACGACGGTACGGTCCTGCTCTTCGCCGACCTCGCCTGGCACGACGGCTCCCCCGTCGTCGCCGCCCCCCGGCAGATCCTCCGTCACCAGTTGGCCCGGCTCGCCGAACACGGCTTCACCGCCAAGGTCGGGACCGAGTTGGAGTTCATCGTCTTCAGGGACACCTACGAAGAGGCGTGGGACCGCGACTACCGCGGGCTCACACCCGTCAACCAGTACAACGTCGACTACTCGATCCTGGGCACCGGCCGCGTCGAGCCCCTGTTGCGCCGCATCCGCAGGGATATGGCCGCGGCGGGGCTGACGGTCGAGTCGGCCAAGGGCGAGTGCAATCCGGGCCAGCACGAGATCGCCTTCCGCTACGACGACGCCCTGGTCACCTGTGACCAACACGCCCTCTACAAGACGGGGGCCAAGGAGATCGCCGCACAGGAGGGGTACGCGCTCACCTTCATGGCCAAGTACGACGAGCGTGAAGGCAACTCCTGCCACATCCATCTCTCCCTCGCGGATGAGGACGGCCGCAATGTGATGGCGGGGGACGGGCCGGGGGGAATGTCACCCGTGATGCGACACTTCCTCGCCGGACAACTCGCCGCCCTGCGGGACTTCTCCCTGCTGTACGCGCCCACGGTGAACTCCTACAAGAGGTTCCAGCCAGGCAGCTTCGCCCCCACGGCCGTCGCCTGGGGATTCGACAACCGCACGTGTGCCCTGCGCGTGGTGGGACACGGTCGCTCGATGCGCTTCGAGAACCGGCTGCCCGGCGGTGATGCGAATCCGTACCTCGCGGTCGCCGGGCTGATTGCCGCCGGCATCCACGGCATCGAACAGCGCCTCGAACTCCCGGCCCCCTGCACAGGGAACGCGTACGCCGCCGACTACGCCCGGGTGCCCACCACCCTGCGGGAGGCGGCCGAGCTCTGGGAGACCAGTCCCATCGCCAAGGAGGCATTCGGCGATGAGGTCCTCGCCCACTACCGCACCATGGCCGGGGTGGAACTGGCCGCTTTCGATGCGGCCGTCACCGACTGGGAACTCCGCCGCTCCTTCGAACGCCACTGA
- a CDS encoding FadR/GntR family transcriptional regulator — MAKNDVVTDRLTAVLRPVRAGNGFEEALEQILRLLRLGLIPAGERLPAERALAERLGISRVTLRDVLKVLTDQGLVESRRGRYGGTFVLSRPEARGEAELRRRVGTVDVTDTLHFREVLDVGAAGLCASNGLTDDGAIRLRSALLATNEAPLGEYRRRDTLLHLTLTELSGSPTLAVHYAAVRADLNDLLDCIPLLVRNLEHSQHQHTALIEAVLDKDADGARDVMREHCEGTAALLRGFLS, encoded by the coding sequence GTGGCGAAGAATGATGTGGTGACCGACCGGCTCACGGCCGTCCTGCGCCCGGTGCGCGCGGGCAACGGGTTCGAAGAGGCGCTGGAGCAGATCCTGCGTCTGCTGCGCCTCGGCCTGATCCCCGCCGGCGAACGACTGCCGGCGGAACGGGCACTGGCGGAGCGGTTGGGGATCAGCCGGGTCACCCTGCGCGACGTGCTCAAGGTCCTCACCGACCAGGGCCTGGTGGAGAGCAGACGGGGGCGGTACGGCGGAACGTTCGTCCTGAGCCGGCCCGAGGCCCGCGGCGAAGCGGAGTTGCGCCGCCGGGTGGGCACCGTGGACGTGACGGACACCCTGCACTTCCGCGAGGTGCTGGACGTGGGGGCGGCTGGGCTGTGCGCGTCGAACGGGCTGACCGACGACGGGGCGATACGGCTGCGCAGCGCCCTACTGGCCACGAACGAAGCCCCTTTGGGCGAGTACCGCCGCCGTGACACCCTCCTGCACCTCACGCTCACAGAACTGTCCGGCTCTCCCACGCTGGCCGTGCACTATGCCGCCGTCCGAGCGGATCTGAACGACCTCCTCGACTGCATCCCGCTGCTCGTGCGGAACCTGGAGCACTCGCAGCACCAGCACACCGCCCTCATCGAGGCGGTGCTCGACAAGGACGCCGACGGGGCGCGGGATGTGATGCGCGAGCACTGCGAGGGCACGGCGGCGCTCCTGCGGGGCTTTCTGTCCTGA